In Brevibacillus brevis NBRC 100599, a single genomic region encodes these proteins:
- a CDS encoding S-layer homology domain-containing protein, translated as MNKRAIMSYLLAAVLAVAGLTGVANSQTVQAAASANDYASHTAKAAIDFGVQKKYLWLDSKGNFYPNSQITQGQFIASLGAIRGLKEVAPVPELPVGHWAKVSYEQAQKAGILAGVKVEPNRLLTKEETAALVYAAWKPIRGEKNPNLTNTGALITWGWMKPAPSGQPKFREDLPVTRGEAAEILRYLWKDKWQLEQGAKYADEFHKSLKVVNGKISGKVPKGDGDFMIRAMFVSKQNVKEGFLNNESFSISINGADYMSLVIINNNDSTDAGAFMYPKLPTFERVDNTRKFYKVKGTK; from the coding sequence ATGAACAAACGTGCAATCATGTCATACCTACTAGCAGCTGTTCTCGCAGTGGCAGGGCTTACTGGAGTAGCTAATAGTCAAACCGTACAGGCTGCTGCGTCAGCGAACGATTACGCTTCACATACAGCAAAGGCAGCCATTGATTTCGGTGTACAGAAGAAATACTTATGGCTGGATAGCAAGGGGAACTTTTATCCGAATAGTCAAATCACGCAAGGGCAGTTTATCGCGAGTTTAGGAGCGATTCGCGGATTGAAGGAGGTAGCCCCCGTTCCGGAGCTCCCGGTAGGGCATTGGGCGAAGGTGAGCTATGAGCAGGCGCAGAAGGCGGGGATTTTGGCGGGGGTGAAGGTAGAGCCGAACAGGCTGTTGACGAAGGAAGAAACGGCAGCGCTGGTGTATGCAGCGTGGAAGCCGATTCGGGGTGAAAAGAATCCCAATTTAACCAATACTGGGGCGCTTATCACGTGGGGATGGATGAAGCCAGCACCTAGTGGTCAGCCTAAATTTCGTGAGGATTTGCCTGTGACGCGAGGGGAAGCGGCGGAAATTTTGCGTTATTTGTGGAAGGATAAATGGCAGCTTGAGCAAGGGGCGAAATATGCGGATGAGTTTCATAAGAGCTTGAAGGTTGTGAATGGGAAGATTAGTGGGAAGGTGCCTAAGGGTGATGGTGATTTTATGATAAGGGCGATGTTTGTCTCAAAACAAAATGTTAAAGAAGGTTTTTTAAATAATGAATCCTTCAGTATTTCAATAAACGGTGCAGACTATATGTCTTTAGTAATAATAAATAATAACGATTCAACGGATGCTGGTGCTTTTATGTATCCCAAATTACCTACTTTTGAGAGAGTTGATAACACGCGGAAATTTTATAAAGTGAAGGGTACAAAATAA
- a CDS encoding thioredoxin family protein has protein sequence MDVSRSKQWWLWILLGVVMLAVGISAWWGTASAQEEVKVVYVYSDSCGYCTEFGPTFEKVVKEYPPEMIQRLDIHEQKELDEASRLGAEATPTVFVVEQGKVIDKLEGAVPENTLRSFLQRNLNQTLSKNG, from the coding sequence ATGGACGTGAGTAGAAGCAAGCAATGGTGGCTGTGGATCCTGCTCGGTGTTGTTATGCTTGCCGTCGGTATAAGTGCGTGGTGGGGTACAGCCAGTGCACAAGAAGAAGTAAAAGTGGTGTACGTCTATAGTGATAGCTGCGGATATTGTACGGAGTTCGGCCCGACATTTGAGAAAGTCGTGAAGGAGTATCCACCTGAAATGATCCAACGACTGGATATCCATGAGCAGAAAGAGCTAGATGAAGCGTCGCGCCTCGGGGCAGAGGCAACCCCCACTGTTTTTGTCGTCGAACAAGGTAAGGTGATCGACAAGCTGGAAGGGGCGGTGCCCGAGAATACGTTGCGAAGCTTTTTGCAAAGGAACCTAAATCAGACTCTTTCTAAAAATGGATAA